A stretch of the Coturnix japonica isolate 7356 chromosome 27, Coturnix japonica 2.1, whole genome shotgun sequence genome encodes the following:
- the EZH1 gene encoding histone-lysine N-methyltransferase EZH1 isoform X1: protein MGAQGTPVGGVERPAGKMEIATPPTSKCIMYWKRKVKSEYMRLRQLKRFQANMGAKALFVANFAKVHEKTQILNEDWKKLRVQPVQLMKPVSGHPFLKQCTVESIFPGFPSQTLYMRTLNTVALVPIMYSWSPLQQNFMVEDETVLCNIPYMGDEVKEEDETFIEELINNYDGKVHGEEEMISGSVLISDAVFLELVNALNQYSDEEEEGHNDSEVKQEDGKEELPVTRKRKRIAAEGNKKCSKKRFPNDMIFTAISSMFPEYGFPDDMKERYRELTEVSDPNVLPPQCTPNIDGPCAKSVQREQSLHSFHTLFCRRCFKYDCFLHPFHATPNVYKRKNRETKIEPDPCGADCFLWLEGAKEFAALHNPRSKCSGRRRRRHHVVSASCSNAPASAVAETREGDSDRDTGNEWASSSSEANSRCQTPTKQKLSPTSSQLFAVEAQQEPVEWTGAEESLFRVFHGTYFNNFCSIARLLGTKTCKQVFQFAVKESLITKLPTNELMNPSQKKKRKHRLWAAHCRKIQLKKDNSPTQVYNYQPCDHPEHPCDSSCPCIMTQNFCEKFCQCNPDCQNRFPGCRCKTQCNTKQCPCYLAVRECDPDLCLTCGASEHWDCKVVSCKNCSIQRGLKKHLLLAPSDVAGWGTFIKESVQKNEFISEYCGELISQDEADRRGKVYDKYMSSFLFNLNNDFVVDATRKGNKIRFANHSVNPNCYAKVVMVNGDHRIGIFAKRAIQAGEELFFDYRYSQADALKYVGIERETDII from the exons ATGGGGGCCCAGGGAACCCCCGTGGGTGGAGTGGAGCGGCCCGCTGG aaaaatgGAAATCGCCACTCCTCCAACATCAAAGTGTATTATGTATTGGAAAAGAAAAGTCAAGTCTGAATATATGCGTCTCCGGCAGCTCAAGAGATTTCAGGCAAACATGGGAGCAAAG GCTCTATTTGTGGCCAACTTTGCAAAGGTTCATGAAAAGACTCAAATACTTAATGAAGACTGGAAGAAGCTTCGAGTTCAACCAGTGCAGTTAATGAAGCCAGTCAGCGGGCACCCCTTCCTAAAACAG TGTACAGTTGAGAGCATTTTTCCAGGATTTCCAAGCCAGACACTGTACATGAGGACGCTGAACACAGTGGCGCTGGTGCCTATCATGTACTCGTGGTCCCCCCTTCAGCAGAACTTCATG GTGGAGGATGAAACTGTTCTGTGCAACATCCCTTACATGGGAGATGAGGTGAAGGAAGAGGATGAAACCTTCATTGAAGAGCTTATTAATAACTATGATGGGAAAGTTCATGGAGAGGAAG aaatgatttcAGGGTCAGTCCTCATCAGTGATGCTGTCTTCCTGGAGCTCGTGAATGCCCTGAATCAGTACTcagatgaggaagaggaaggacaCAATGATTCTGAAGTCAAACAGGAGGATGGGAAAGAGGAGCTGCCAgtcacaagaaaaagaaaacgaaTTGCAGCGGAAG GTAACAAGAAGTGTTCCAAGAAACGGTTTCCAAATGACATGATATTCACTGCCATTTCTTCTATGTTTCCTGAATATGGCTTCCCAGATGACATGAAAGAGAG GTACCGAGAGCTCACAGAGGTGTCGGATCCGAACGTGCTGCCCCCGCAGTGCACTCCCAATATTGACGGGCCATGTGCAAAGTCAGTGCAGCGGGAGCAGTCCCTGCACTCCTTCCACACGCTCTTCTGCCGGCGCTGCTTCAAATACGACTGTTTTCTGCATC cttttcatgcTACTCCCAATGTGTACAAACGAAAGAACAGAGAGACCAAGATTGAGCCAGATCCTTGCGGAGCAGACTGTTTCCTCTGGCTG GAAGGAGCCAAGGAGTTTGCTGCTCTGCACAATCCCAGGTCCAAGTGCTCAGGCAGGCGCCGCCGGAGGCACCATGTGGTCAGTGCTTCCTGTTCAAATGCCCCAGCTTCTGCGGTTGCTGAGACAAGGGAGGGAGACAGCGACAGAGACACGGGCAATGAGTGGGCTTCTAGTTCCTCGG AGGCAAACTCCCGCTGTCAAACCCCTACCAAGCAGAAGCTGAGCCCGACCTCATCCCAGCTGTTTGCAGTGGAGGCACAGCAGGAGCCAGTCGAGTGGACAGGAGCTGAGGAGTCTCTCTTCCGTGTCTTCCATGGGACCTACTTCAACAACTTCTGCTCCATTGCCAGACTGCTGGGAACAAAGACATGCAAGCAG GTCTTTCAGTTTGCAGTGAAAGAGTCACTTATAACAAAACTGCCAACAAATGAATTGATGAATCCAtcccagaagaagaaaaggaagcacag gCTGTGGGCTGCCCACTGCAGGAAAATTCAGCTGAAGAAAG ATAATTCACCTACCCAGGTGTACAACTACCAGCCCTGTGACCATCCTGAGCATCCCTGTGACAGCTCCTGTCCTTGCATTATGACCCAAAATTTCTGTGAGAAGTTCTGCCAGTGCAACCCTGACT GTCAGAATCGCTTCCCAGGCTGCCGCTGTAAGACCCAGTGCAACACCAAGCAGTGTCCGTGCTACTTGGCCGTGCGGGAATGCGATCCAGACCTCTGCCTGACCTGCGGGGCATCAGAGCACTGGGACTGCAAGGTTGTCTCCTGCAAGAACTGCAGCATCCAGCGCGGCCTCAAAAAG CATTTGTTGCTGGCGCCATCAGATGTTGCCGGCTGGGGGACATTCATCAAAGAATCTGTGCAGAAGAATGAATTCATCTCTGAATACTGTGGTGAG cttaTTTCACAGGATGAGGCTGACCGTCGAGGAAAGGTCTATGACAAGTACATGTCAAGTTTCCTCTTCAACCTCAACAATG ACTTTGTTGTTGATGCCACTcgcaaaggaaataaaatccgCTTTGCCAACCACTCTGTGAACCCCAATTGCTATGCCAAAG TTGTGATGGTGAATGGAGACCACCGGATAGGAATCTTTGCCAAGAGGGCCATCCAGGCGGGAGAGGAGCTCTTCTTTGATTACCG GTACAGCCAGGCAGATGCCCTGAAGTATGTTGGCATAGAGAGGGAGACCGATATCATCTAA
- the EZH1 gene encoding histone-lysine N-methyltransferase EZH1 isoform X2 has translation MAEEKMEIATPPTSKCIMYWKRKVKSEYMRLRQLKRFQANMGAKALFVANFAKVHEKTQILNEDWKKLRVQPVQLMKPVSGHPFLKQCTVESIFPGFPSQTLYMRTLNTVALVPIMYSWSPLQQNFMVEDETVLCNIPYMGDEVKEEDETFIEELINNYDGKVHGEEEMISGSVLISDAVFLELVNALNQYSDEEEEGHNDSEVKQEDGKEELPVTRKRKRIAAEGNKKCSKKRFPNDMIFTAISSMFPEYGFPDDMKERYRELTEVSDPNVLPPQCTPNIDGPCAKSVQREQSLHSFHTLFCRRCFKYDCFLHPFHATPNVYKRKNRETKIEPDPCGADCFLWLEGAKEFAALHNPRSKCSGRRRRRHHVVSASCSNAPASAVAETREGDSDRDTGNEWASSSSEANSRCQTPTKQKLSPTSSQLFAVEAQQEPVEWTGAEESLFRVFHGTYFNNFCSIARLLGTKTCKQVFQFAVKESLITKLPTNELMNPSQKKKRKHRLWAAHCRKIQLKKDNSPTQVYNYQPCDHPEHPCDSSCPCIMTQNFCEKFCQCNPDCQNRFPGCRCKTQCNTKQCPCYLAVRECDPDLCLTCGASEHWDCKVVSCKNCSIQRGLKKHLLLAPSDVAGWGTFIKESVQKNEFISEYCGELISQDEADRRGKVYDKYMSSFLFNLNNDFVVDATRKGNKIRFANHSVNPNCYAKVVMVNGDHRIGIFAKRAIQAGEELFFDYRYSQADALKYVGIERETDII, from the exons ATGGCCGAGGA aaaaatgGAAATCGCCACTCCTCCAACATCAAAGTGTATTATGTATTGGAAAAGAAAAGTCAAGTCTGAATATATGCGTCTCCGGCAGCTCAAGAGATTTCAGGCAAACATGGGAGCAAAG GCTCTATTTGTGGCCAACTTTGCAAAGGTTCATGAAAAGACTCAAATACTTAATGAAGACTGGAAGAAGCTTCGAGTTCAACCAGTGCAGTTAATGAAGCCAGTCAGCGGGCACCCCTTCCTAAAACAG TGTACAGTTGAGAGCATTTTTCCAGGATTTCCAAGCCAGACACTGTACATGAGGACGCTGAACACAGTGGCGCTGGTGCCTATCATGTACTCGTGGTCCCCCCTTCAGCAGAACTTCATG GTGGAGGATGAAACTGTTCTGTGCAACATCCCTTACATGGGAGATGAGGTGAAGGAAGAGGATGAAACCTTCATTGAAGAGCTTATTAATAACTATGATGGGAAAGTTCATGGAGAGGAAG aaatgatttcAGGGTCAGTCCTCATCAGTGATGCTGTCTTCCTGGAGCTCGTGAATGCCCTGAATCAGTACTcagatgaggaagaggaaggacaCAATGATTCTGAAGTCAAACAGGAGGATGGGAAAGAGGAGCTGCCAgtcacaagaaaaagaaaacgaaTTGCAGCGGAAG GTAACAAGAAGTGTTCCAAGAAACGGTTTCCAAATGACATGATATTCACTGCCATTTCTTCTATGTTTCCTGAATATGGCTTCCCAGATGACATGAAAGAGAG GTACCGAGAGCTCACAGAGGTGTCGGATCCGAACGTGCTGCCCCCGCAGTGCACTCCCAATATTGACGGGCCATGTGCAAAGTCAGTGCAGCGGGAGCAGTCCCTGCACTCCTTCCACACGCTCTTCTGCCGGCGCTGCTTCAAATACGACTGTTTTCTGCATC cttttcatgcTACTCCCAATGTGTACAAACGAAAGAACAGAGAGACCAAGATTGAGCCAGATCCTTGCGGAGCAGACTGTTTCCTCTGGCTG GAAGGAGCCAAGGAGTTTGCTGCTCTGCACAATCCCAGGTCCAAGTGCTCAGGCAGGCGCCGCCGGAGGCACCATGTGGTCAGTGCTTCCTGTTCAAATGCCCCAGCTTCTGCGGTTGCTGAGACAAGGGAGGGAGACAGCGACAGAGACACGGGCAATGAGTGGGCTTCTAGTTCCTCGG AGGCAAACTCCCGCTGTCAAACCCCTACCAAGCAGAAGCTGAGCCCGACCTCATCCCAGCTGTTTGCAGTGGAGGCACAGCAGGAGCCAGTCGAGTGGACAGGAGCTGAGGAGTCTCTCTTCCGTGTCTTCCATGGGACCTACTTCAACAACTTCTGCTCCATTGCCAGACTGCTGGGAACAAAGACATGCAAGCAG GTCTTTCAGTTTGCAGTGAAAGAGTCACTTATAACAAAACTGCCAACAAATGAATTGATGAATCCAtcccagaagaagaaaaggaagcacag gCTGTGGGCTGCCCACTGCAGGAAAATTCAGCTGAAGAAAG ATAATTCACCTACCCAGGTGTACAACTACCAGCCCTGTGACCATCCTGAGCATCCCTGTGACAGCTCCTGTCCTTGCATTATGACCCAAAATTTCTGTGAGAAGTTCTGCCAGTGCAACCCTGACT GTCAGAATCGCTTCCCAGGCTGCCGCTGTAAGACCCAGTGCAACACCAAGCAGTGTCCGTGCTACTTGGCCGTGCGGGAATGCGATCCAGACCTCTGCCTGACCTGCGGGGCATCAGAGCACTGGGACTGCAAGGTTGTCTCCTGCAAGAACTGCAGCATCCAGCGCGGCCTCAAAAAG CATTTGTTGCTGGCGCCATCAGATGTTGCCGGCTGGGGGACATTCATCAAAGAATCTGTGCAGAAGAATGAATTCATCTCTGAATACTGTGGTGAG cttaTTTCACAGGATGAGGCTGACCGTCGAGGAAAGGTCTATGACAAGTACATGTCAAGTTTCCTCTTCAACCTCAACAATG ACTTTGTTGTTGATGCCACTcgcaaaggaaataaaatccgCTTTGCCAACCACTCTGTGAACCCCAATTGCTATGCCAAAG TTGTGATGGTGAATGGAGACCACCGGATAGGAATCTTTGCCAAGAGGGCCATCCAGGCGGGAGAGGAGCTCTTCTTTGATTACCG GTACAGCCAGGCAGATGCCCTGAAGTATGTTGGCATAGAGAGGGAGACCGATATCATCTAA
- the EZH1 gene encoding histone-lysine N-methyltransferase EZH1 isoform X3 has protein sequence MGAQGTPVGGVERPAGKMEIATPPTSKCIMYWKRKVKSEYMRLRQLKRFQANMGAKALFVANFAKVHEKTQILNEDWKKLRVQPVQLMKPVSGHPFLKQCTVESIFPGFPSQTLYMRTLNTVALVPIMYSWSPLQQNFMVEDETVLCNIPYMGDEVKEEDETFIEELINNYDGKVHGEEEMISGSVLISDAVFLELVNALNQYSDEEEEGHNDSEVKQEDGKEELPVTRKRKRIAAEGNKKCSKKRFPNDMIFTAISSMFPEYGFPDDMKERYRELTEVSDPNVLPPQCTPNIDGPCAKSVQREQSLHSFHTLFCRRCFKYDCFLHPFHATPNVYKRKNRETKIEPDPCGADCFLWLEGAKEFAALHNPRSKCSGRRRRRHHVVSASCSNAPASAVAETREGDSDRDTGNEWASSSSEANSRCQTPTKQKLSPTSSQLFAVEAQQEPVEWTGAEESLFRVFHGTYFNNFCSIARLLGTKTCKQVFQFAVKESLITKLPTNELMNPSQKKKRKHRLWAAHCRKIQLKKDNSPTQVYNYQPCDHPEHPCDSSCPCIMTQNFCEKFCQCNPDCQNRFPGCRCKTQCNTKQCPCYLAVRECDPDLCLTCGASEHWDCKVVSCKNCSIQRGLKKHLLLAPSDVAGWGTFIKESVQKNEFISEYCGELISQDEADRRGKVYDKYMSSFLFNLNNVVMVNGDHRIGIFAKRAIQAGEELFFDYRYSQADALKYVGIERETDII, from the exons ATGGGGGCCCAGGGAACCCCCGTGGGTGGAGTGGAGCGGCCCGCTGG aaaaatgGAAATCGCCACTCCTCCAACATCAAAGTGTATTATGTATTGGAAAAGAAAAGTCAAGTCTGAATATATGCGTCTCCGGCAGCTCAAGAGATTTCAGGCAAACATGGGAGCAAAG GCTCTATTTGTGGCCAACTTTGCAAAGGTTCATGAAAAGACTCAAATACTTAATGAAGACTGGAAGAAGCTTCGAGTTCAACCAGTGCAGTTAATGAAGCCAGTCAGCGGGCACCCCTTCCTAAAACAG TGTACAGTTGAGAGCATTTTTCCAGGATTTCCAAGCCAGACACTGTACATGAGGACGCTGAACACAGTGGCGCTGGTGCCTATCATGTACTCGTGGTCCCCCCTTCAGCAGAACTTCATG GTGGAGGATGAAACTGTTCTGTGCAACATCCCTTACATGGGAGATGAGGTGAAGGAAGAGGATGAAACCTTCATTGAAGAGCTTATTAATAACTATGATGGGAAAGTTCATGGAGAGGAAG aaatgatttcAGGGTCAGTCCTCATCAGTGATGCTGTCTTCCTGGAGCTCGTGAATGCCCTGAATCAGTACTcagatgaggaagaggaaggacaCAATGATTCTGAAGTCAAACAGGAGGATGGGAAAGAGGAGCTGCCAgtcacaagaaaaagaaaacgaaTTGCAGCGGAAG GTAACAAGAAGTGTTCCAAGAAACGGTTTCCAAATGACATGATATTCACTGCCATTTCTTCTATGTTTCCTGAATATGGCTTCCCAGATGACATGAAAGAGAG GTACCGAGAGCTCACAGAGGTGTCGGATCCGAACGTGCTGCCCCCGCAGTGCACTCCCAATATTGACGGGCCATGTGCAAAGTCAGTGCAGCGGGAGCAGTCCCTGCACTCCTTCCACACGCTCTTCTGCCGGCGCTGCTTCAAATACGACTGTTTTCTGCATC cttttcatgcTACTCCCAATGTGTACAAACGAAAGAACAGAGAGACCAAGATTGAGCCAGATCCTTGCGGAGCAGACTGTTTCCTCTGGCTG GAAGGAGCCAAGGAGTTTGCTGCTCTGCACAATCCCAGGTCCAAGTGCTCAGGCAGGCGCCGCCGGAGGCACCATGTGGTCAGTGCTTCCTGTTCAAATGCCCCAGCTTCTGCGGTTGCTGAGACAAGGGAGGGAGACAGCGACAGAGACACGGGCAATGAGTGGGCTTCTAGTTCCTCGG AGGCAAACTCCCGCTGTCAAACCCCTACCAAGCAGAAGCTGAGCCCGACCTCATCCCAGCTGTTTGCAGTGGAGGCACAGCAGGAGCCAGTCGAGTGGACAGGAGCTGAGGAGTCTCTCTTCCGTGTCTTCCATGGGACCTACTTCAACAACTTCTGCTCCATTGCCAGACTGCTGGGAACAAAGACATGCAAGCAG GTCTTTCAGTTTGCAGTGAAAGAGTCACTTATAACAAAACTGCCAACAAATGAATTGATGAATCCAtcccagaagaagaaaaggaagcacag gCTGTGGGCTGCCCACTGCAGGAAAATTCAGCTGAAGAAAG ATAATTCACCTACCCAGGTGTACAACTACCAGCCCTGTGACCATCCTGAGCATCCCTGTGACAGCTCCTGTCCTTGCATTATGACCCAAAATTTCTGTGAGAAGTTCTGCCAGTGCAACCCTGACT GTCAGAATCGCTTCCCAGGCTGCCGCTGTAAGACCCAGTGCAACACCAAGCAGTGTCCGTGCTACTTGGCCGTGCGGGAATGCGATCCAGACCTCTGCCTGACCTGCGGGGCATCAGAGCACTGGGACTGCAAGGTTGTCTCCTGCAAGAACTGCAGCATCCAGCGCGGCCTCAAAAAG CATTTGTTGCTGGCGCCATCAGATGTTGCCGGCTGGGGGACATTCATCAAAGAATCTGTGCAGAAGAATGAATTCATCTCTGAATACTGTGGTGAG cttaTTTCACAGGATGAGGCTGACCGTCGAGGAAAGGTCTATGACAAGTACATGTCAAGTTTCCTCTTCAACCTCAACAATG TTGTGATGGTGAATGGAGACCACCGGATAGGAATCTTTGCCAAGAGGGCCATCCAGGCGGGAGAGGAGCTCTTCTTTGATTACCG GTACAGCCAGGCAGATGCCCTGAAGTATGTTGGCATAGAGAGGGAGACCGATATCATCTAA
- the VPS25 gene encoding vacuolar protein-sorting-associated protein 25, whose amino-acid sequence MSFAWPWQYNFPPFFTLQPNGDTRQKQLAAWCALALAYSRRQRLAAMTLREAQDSPLFANRRLQRKLPPDAIQVVLEELRKNGNLEWLDKNKTSFLIMWRRPEEWGKLIYQWVSKNGLTNSVFTLYELISGDDTANEEFHGLDEAMLLRALQALQQEHKAEIITLDDGRGVKFF is encoded by the exons ATGAGCTTCGCGTGGCCGTGGCAGTACAACTTCCCGCCGTTCTTCAC GCTGCAGCCCAACGGGGACACGCGGCAGAAGCAGTTGGCGGCCTGGTGCGCTCTGGCGCTCGCCTACAGCCGGCGGCAGCGCCTGGCCGCCATGACACTGCGCGAGGCCCAGGACAGCCCGCTGTTCGCCAACCGCCGCCTGCAGA GGAAGCTGCCGCCCGACGCCATCCAggtggtgctggaggagctgcgCAAGAACG GGAACCTGGAGTGGTTGGAcaagaacaaaaccagtttCCTGATAATGTGGAGAAGACCCGAGGAGTGGGGGAAGCTCATCTACCAGTGG gtgTCAAAGAATGGCTTGACCAACTCTGTGTTCACACTGTATGAGTTGATCAGTGGAGATGATACAGCAAATGAAG AGTTCCATGGTTTGGATGAGGCCATGCTACTTCGTGCCCTGCAAGCCTTGCAGCAAGAGCACAAGGCTGAAATCATCACGCTGGACGATGGCCGAGGCGTCAAGTTCTTCTGA
- the RAMP2 gene encoding receptor activity-modifying protein 2, which yields MAPYAQMGSGCLSRGLLLLCALLVHEFCRAGATAESFGQEARTTPAARTTPVTRVFNFTAEMLEVIYTNLTQRCWESFEQLMQNVSGSQLCEWKVISRPYSSLRQCLEEWAESLNYGYPNALAETYIFQSHHRYFHNCSAGSQVYLDPPEDVLLAMIIAPICLIPFLVTLVIWRSKDGKAQP from the exons ATGGCACCGTATGCGCAGATGGGCTCTGGCTGCCTCTCCCGagggctcctgctgctctgcg cactgctggtccATGAGTTCTGCCGAGCGGGTGCCACGGCCGAGAGCTTTGGGCAGGAGGCAAGAACAACCCCAGCGGCCAGAACAACCCCAGTGACGCGTGTGTTCAACTTTACGGCTGAGATGTTGG AGGTGATCTACACCAACTTGACACAGCGCTGCTGGGAGTCCTTCGAGCAGCTGATGCAGAACGTGAGCGGTTCCCAGCTGTGCGAGTGGAAGGTCATCAGCAG GCCGTACAGCTCGTTGCGGCAGTGCCTGGAGGAATGGGCCGAGAGCCTGAATTACGGCTACCCCAACGCCTTGGCCGAGACCTACATCTTCCAGAGCCACCACCGCTACTTCCACAACTGCTCGGCCGGCAGCCAGGTCTACCTCGACCCCCCCGAGGACGTGCTGCTGGCCATGATCATCGCCCCCATCTGCCTCATCCCGTTCCTCGTCACGCTGGTCATCTGGCGCAGCAAGGACGGCAAGGCGCAGCCGTAG